In Candidatus Chlorohelix allophototropha, one DNA window encodes the following:
- the tssD gene encoding type VI secretion system tube protein TssD codes for MGHIFSGNKFKTRFWSILPVLVLTLSLTLAACGDNAPVSSSATTTTSPNVTQDDGSQLNPLVSKLATNGITRFYVTVEGTKQGKFKGESLQSKNANKIDGIRFSYGITSPRDAASGLATGKRLHKPISFTKEWGAATPQFFQAMTTNENLKSVLFEFTKTNANGEEYVYFTIKLTNANIANINYTEDSLAKSGDPSNGLQLEEISVTFQKIEIENKDGKTIATDDWSVNN; via the coding sequence ATGGGACACATTTTTTCTGGCAACAAGTTCAAAACGAGATTCTGGAGCATTTTGCCAGTGCTGGTTTTAACCCTTTCCCTGACGCTGGCGGCTTGCGGCGATAATGCGCCTGTTAGCAGCAGCGCCACAACCACTACTAGCCCCAACGTAACCCAAGATGACGGCAGCCAGCTTAACCCACTGGTCAGTAAGCTCGCCACCAACGGCATAACACGCTTCTACGTTACGGTGGAAGGCACCAAGCAAGGTAAGTTCAAGGGCGAATCATTGCAGAGTAAAAATGCCAATAAAATAGATGGCATTCGTTTTAGTTATGGAATCACTTCTCCCCGTGATGCAGCTTCAGGGTTAGCTACCGGAAAGCGCTTGCACAAACCGATTTCATTCACCAAAGAATGGGGTGCAGCTACCCCACAGTTTTTCCAAGCTATGACTACTAATGAAAATTTGAAATCAGTACTGTTTGAGTTCACCAAAACCAACGCCAATGGCGAAGAATATGTGTACTTTACCATTAAATTAACCAATGCGAATATAGCTAATATCAATTACACTGAAGATAGCCTAGCTAAAAGCGGTGATCCTAGCAATGGGCTACAGTTGGAAGAAATCTCGGTTACTTTCCAGAAAATAGAAATAGAGAACAAAGACGGGAAAACAATAGCCACCGATGATTGGTCGGTAAATAATTAG
- the uvrB gene encoding excinuclease ABC subunit UvrB has protein sequence MPDFKIVSDFKPTGDQPQAIEKLVNHLKKGVKAQTLLGVTGSGKTFTMANVIEAVQRPALILAHNKTLAAQLYQEFKEFFPNNAVEYFVSYYDYYQPEAYIPRNDTYIEKSADINEEIDKLRHAATRALMERRDVIIVASVSCIYGLGSPDEYGKVVVQLRKGETIRRDRVLRHLVDVQYNRNDMSLTRGTFRVRGDTLEIYPSYEELAIRVELFGDEVDRITEVDPLTGEILRELDSVDIYPAKHFVTSAEKVKLALQDIRDELEARVKELEEEDKVLEAARLKQRTLYDLEMLEEAGYCSGVENYSRHLARRAPGEQPWTLLDYFPDDYLLFVDESHISLPQVRGMYGGDRSRKLTLIDYGFRLPSAADNRPLTFQEFEKHTNQVIFVSATPGPYETENTAEENVVQQIIRPTGLLDPEISVRPTRNQIDDLIGEIQARVRKRQRVLVTTLTKRMAEELADYLIEAGIKTQYLHSDIVTLERVEILRDLRLGIFDVVVGINLLREGLDLPEVSLVAILDADKEGFLRSESSLIQTVGRAARHSEGLVIMYGDTVTNSMRRAINETYRRRALQMEYNEKHNIQPATIIKEIKDITDRVRAVAESRADYTTGAEAGDALPGALPKDEIMRLVKDLESQMKTAAKQLEFEKAALLRDQIVELRRLIIDEDPVTQPKRNIL, from the coding sequence ATGCCCGATTTTAAAATAGTATCTGATTTCAAGCCAACCGGAGATCAGCCGCAGGCGATTGAAAAGCTGGTGAACCACCTGAAAAAGGGTGTGAAAGCCCAAACCTTGCTGGGTGTTACCGGTAGCGGCAAAACTTTTACTATGGCAAATGTAATAGAAGCAGTACAACGTCCCGCTTTGATTCTAGCGCATAATAAAACGCTGGCTGCTCAGTTGTACCAAGAATTTAAAGAGTTCTTTCCTAATAATGCAGTCGAATATTTTGTCAGCTATTACGATTACTACCAACCTGAAGCATATATTCCCCGCAATGATACTTATATTGAGAAAAGCGCGGATATTAACGAAGAAATAGATAAATTACGTCACGCTGCTACTCGTGCTTTGATGGAACGGCGCGATGTGATTATTGTCGCTTCCGTTTCTTGTATTTACGGCTTAGGTTCGCCCGATGAATATGGCAAAGTGGTGGTGCAATTACGCAAGGGCGAAACTATCCGGCGAGATCGCGTGTTGCGCCATTTGGTGGATGTGCAGTATAACCGCAACGATATGTCTCTTACTCGTGGCACTTTCCGCGTGCGTGGCGATACGCTCGAAATTTACCCTTCCTACGAGGAACTGGCGATCAGAGTTGAGCTTTTTGGTGATGAGGTAGATCGAATCACCGAAGTAGACCCGCTTACCGGAGAAATCCTTCGCGAACTGGATTCGGTGGATATTTATCCTGCCAAGCACTTTGTAACTTCTGCCGAGAAAGTAAAGCTTGCGCTTCAAGATATCCGCGATGAACTGGAAGCTCGTGTCAAAGAATTAGAAGAAGAGGACAAGGTGTTGGAAGCGGCACGTCTAAAGCAACGTACTTTGTACGATTTGGAAATGCTGGAAGAGGCAGGCTATTGTAGTGGGGTAGAAAATTACTCCCGCCATTTGGCACGCCGCGCACCGGGAGAACAACCCTGGACACTGCTAGATTACTTTCCAGATGATTACCTTCTGTTTGTGGATGAGTCGCATATTTCGCTGCCACAGGTGCGGGGTATGTACGGAGGCGATCGTTCGCGCAAATTAACCCTGATTGACTACGGTTTCCGTTTGCCTAGCGCTGCCGATAATCGTCCACTCACTTTCCAAGAGTTTGAAAAGCATACCAATCAGGTAATTTTTGTTTCCGCTACGCCCGGTCCTTACGAAACGGAAAATACCGCCGAAGAAAATGTGGTGCAACAAATAATTCGTCCCACCGGCTTGCTCGATCCTGAAATTAGCGTGCGTCCCACCCGCAACCAGATTGATGATCTGATAGGTGAGATTCAGGCACGGGTGCGGAAACGCCAACGTGTGCTGGTAACGACTCTCACTAAGCGCATGGCGGAAGAACTGGCGGATTACCTGATTGAAGCCGGTATCAAGACCCAATATTTGCACAGCGATATTGTAACGCTGGAGCGGGTAGAGATTCTACGCGATTTACGGCTTGGGATTTTTGATGTAGTGGTGGGCATCAACCTATTGCGGGAAGGTTTGGATTTACCCGAAGTATCATTGGTGGCGATTCTTGATGCCGATAAAGAGGGTTTCTTACGTTCCGAAAGCTCTTTAATCCAGACTGTAGGACGCGCTGCGCGCCATAGTGAAGGTCTGGTAATAATGTATGGCGATACAGTTACTAATTCTATGAGACGTGCTATCAACGAGACTTATCGCCGTCGCGCCCTTCAGATGGAATATAACGAAAAACACAATATCCAGCCTGCAACTATTATTAAAGAGATTAAAGATATTACCGACCGGGTGCGAGCGGTGGCTGAAAGCCGTGCCGATTATACAACAGGGGCAGAAGCCGGAGATGCGTTGCCCGGCGCATTACCAAAAGACGAAATTATGCGGTTAGTCAAAGACCTTGAAAGCCAGATGAAAACGGCTGCCAAGCAACTTGAATTTGAAAAAGCAGCGTTGCTCCGCGATCAGATTGTGGAGTTGCGCCGCCTAATTATTGATGAGGATCCGGTTACCCAACCCAAAAGGAACATATTGTAG
- a CDS encoding ferritin-like domain-containing protein: protein MANGNLKKTLRKVVEGEHLAANALAVAASKAKELDLQQLFTELSTKHETNAVNAGTKLKELGGKYPTPGLRDTLKKGWESVATSRTALDAIKLLQKKEREALVDYKGILKNTKDEGLVNMMARHLADTVDNVTKLDQKVTELQKKKKGGKFLGLPRLVWLAALGTGAAVFVIRRRSSAPENPSTPTNSTGTPAGDSNKS, encoded by the coding sequence ATGGCAAACGGAAATCTTAAAAAAACCTTGCGTAAAGTCGTAGAAGGTGAGCATTTAGCAGCTAACGCTTTAGCAGTAGCTGCTAGTAAAGCAAAAGAACTGGATTTACAGCAACTCTTTACTGAACTTAGCACTAAACATGAAACGAATGCAGTTAACGCCGGAACAAAGTTAAAAGAGTTGGGCGGAAAATATCCCACTCCCGGTTTGCGGGACACCCTTAAAAAGGGGTGGGAATCGGTAGCTACATCTCGAACAGCTTTAGATGCTATTAAATTGCTCCAGAAAAAAGAACGCGAAGCCCTTGTCGATTATAAGGGAATCCTGAAAAATACTAAGGATGAGGGATTGGTGAACATGATGGCACGCCATCTCGCCGATACCGTAGATAATGTGACCAAACTGGATCAAAAGGTTACCGAATTACAGAAAAAGAAAAAAGGCGGTAAATTTTTGGGTTTGCCGCGTTTGGTGTGGCTGGCAGCTTTGGGCACAGGAGCCGCAGTTTTCGTAATTCGGCGTCGCTCTAGTGCTCCAGAAAATCCCAGCACTCCCACTAATTCGACCGGTACGCCCGCCGGCGATAGCAATAAATCATAA
- a CDS encoding MFS transporter, giving the protein MSKSGNNSTRWHYAYIILGTGMLCLVSSLGFGRFSYALLLPAMRADFNTSYTQMGSIATANALAYMISALVCGILTGRFGARVVITCALILCAIGVVCTGLAQSVEQAAIFQFLCGLGTGGAVGPVYAITNPWFAPHKRGLATGIVQMGSGLGLLVGGFLVPQLQNAGGESGWRYAWYALGLLIFVVSFLAAILLRNNPAAQGLSPFGSKNQPSKVAHPTHARSSQLANLKSVYTSIRIWHLGIIFSCFGLSYVVYTVYFAAYLVSNGLSNQEAGFIWSAGGFVSVGGSLLWGIVADRRGSRFSLMAVLSIQATALLILSLFNNTLGYYLGAMLYGLALWGIPVVISYTTALVAGPKMTAPALGMVIVCFSVGQVIGPLLAGWLKDVSGSLVIPLIVASCIAWVGVLLSTMVKIPRYS; this is encoded by the coding sequence GTGAGTAAATCTGGAAATAATTCTACCCGTTGGCATTACGCTTACATTATTCTCGGCACAGGCATGTTATGCTTGGTTAGCTCGCTAGGCTTTGGGCGTTTCTCTTACGCACTATTGCTCCCGGCAATGAGGGCGGATTTTAATACCAGCTATACCCAAATGGGTTCGATTGCAACTGCCAATGCGCTGGCATATATGATTTCAGCGCTGGTATGCGGTATCTTGACCGGGCGTTTTGGGGCGCGCGTAGTAATAACCTGCGCTCTAATATTATGCGCCATCGGTGTAGTTTGCACAGGCTTGGCTCAAAGTGTAGAGCAAGCGGCTATCTTTCAATTTTTGTGCGGCTTAGGTACTGGCGGTGCAGTTGGTCCGGTTTATGCTATAACCAATCCTTGGTTTGCGCCCCACAAACGCGGTCTAGCGACCGGGATTGTGCAAATGGGTTCGGGTCTTGGTTTGTTGGTAGGCGGTTTTCTGGTGCCGCAATTGCAAAATGCCGGAGGCGAATCAGGTTGGCGTTATGCTTGGTATGCGCTTGGTCTTCTGATATTTGTAGTCAGCTTCTTGGCGGCAATCTTGCTCAGAAATAACCCGGCTGCGCAGGGGTTATCCCCTTTTGGCAGTAAAAATCAGCCGTCAAAGGTGGCTCATCCTACTCACGCTCGTTCTTCACAACTTGCCAATCTAAAGAGTGTTTATACTTCTATCCGAATCTGGCATCTCGGTATAATTTTCTCCTGTTTTGGGCTATCTTACGTGGTTTATACTGTGTATTTTGCGGCATATCTGGTCAGCAATGGCTTGAGTAATCAGGAAGCCGGGTTTATCTGGAGTGCTGGTGGCTTTGTAAGCGTTGGTGGTTCGCTGCTTTGGGGTATTGTAGCAGATCGGAGAGGTTCTCGATTCTCACTAATGGCGGTGTTATCGATTCAGGCAACCGCATTGCTGATTCTCAGTCTGTTCAACAATACGCTCGGCTATTACTTGGGTGCAATGCTATACGGTTTAGCTTTATGGGGTATTCCGGTAGTAATATCTTATACCACTGCGTTGGTTGCGGGACCTAAAATGACCGCTCCCGCGCTCGGTATGGTAATTGTCTGTTTTAGTGTTGGGCAGGTAATCGGACCGTTGCTGGCGGGCTGGCTTAAGGATGTGAGCGGTTCGTTGGTTATACCATTGATAGTAGCTTCTTGTATTGCTTGGGTAGGGGTATTGCTTTCCACAATGGTCAAGATACCGCGTTACTCATAA
- a CDS encoding Uma2 family endonuclease, whose protein sequence is MALVSRFKELNRTYTCAEFEQLPEFEEPVELIEGKLVEKVNDDEHLLIVSNLSFYISSFDQQRRQGRAWVDSAFKLSEYNVALPGLAYITNERLPKGVSKSALTVIPDLVLEVLSTTETSTREGTIAACARIRRYQVAGVRLIWLVDPVSKAIEVFQPNSLEPVASLTEKDMLEGHDVIPGFTLKVKKLFEE, encoded by the coding sequence ATGGCTTTAGTTTCAAGATTTAAGGAACTTAATCGCACTTATACCTGCGCTGAATTTGAGCAATTACCCGAATTTGAAGAGCCTGTCGAACTGATCGAGGGGAAACTGGTTGAAAAAGTAAACGATGATGAGCATTTGCTGATTGTTAGCAACCTCTCTTTTTACATCTCATCGTTTGATCAACAACGTCGTCAAGGACGTGCTTGGGTGGATTCTGCCTTCAAACTAAGCGAATACAATGTAGCATTGCCGGGGTTAGCATATATTACCAATGAACGCTTACCCAAAGGGGTTAGCAAAAGCGCGTTGACTGTGATTCCTGACCTTGTACTTGAAGTATTATCAACCACCGAAACTTCTACCAGAGAGGGCACGATTGCCGCTTGCGCCCGCATAAGACGCTATCAGGTAGCAGGGGTGCGACTGATATGGCTGGTTGACCCTGTTAGCAAGGCAATCGAGGTTTTTCAGCCAAATAGCCTTGAACCTGTGGCTTCTCTCACCGAGAAAGACATGCTCGAAGGTCACGATGTCATACCCGGTTTTACTCTCAAAGTTAAAAAGCTTTTTGAAGAATAA
- the galK gene encoding galactokinase yields MEESIRIEQVKIEFKKAFGVAPAFVARAPGRVNLIGEHTDYNGGFVLPVAIDRSVLIAIAPITDARHFELVSLEYNDSATFEPANLEPIVGKAPMWAKYVQGVMWALAQSGLLDLNGLPGAQLLIQGDVPRGAGLSSSAALEVAAALAFLHLGGSSFERVQMALACQKAENEYIGVKSGIMDQFISAMGEPDSALLIDTRSLEFRTIPLGLEELGYKIVAVDSAVPRTLAGSAYNKRRAECEEAARILSNQLGLPNRSQLRDISLSDFNNQAETLPETLRMRARHVITEDARTLEAIERMQAGFTNPANLRRFGELLNASHTSLSDDYEVSCAELDLLVDLAQAVPGVIGARMTGAGFGGCTVNIVATKCLPDFEEKVVQEYRQRTGLNAQSHICKAVRGGEIV; encoded by the coding sequence ATGGAAGAATCAATTAGAATAGAACAAGTAAAAATTGAATTCAAGAAAGCGTTTGGGGTAGCTCCTGCATTTGTAGCGCGCGCTCCCGGTCGTGTCAACTTGATAGGTGAACATACCGACTATAACGGTGGGTTCGTACTTCCAGTAGCAATTGATCGCAGTGTTTTGATAGCAATTGCGCCAATTACCGATGCCCGGCACTTTGAACTGGTATCGCTCGAATACAACGATAGTGCCACATTTGAGCCTGCAAATCTGGAACCCATTGTCGGTAAAGCCCCGATGTGGGCTAAGTATGTGCAAGGGGTGATGTGGGCATTGGCGCAAAGCGGGTTGCTGGATTTAAATGGGCTACCGGGAGCGCAATTGCTGATTCAGGGTGATGTCCCGCGTGGAGCAGGTTTGAGCAGTTCGGCAGCGCTTGAAGTTGCCGCCGCATTAGCTTTCTTACATTTGGGGGGTAGCAGTTTCGAGCGAGTACAAATGGCGCTGGCGTGCCAGAAAGCCGAAAACGAGTATATTGGAGTTAAAAGCGGCATAATGGATCAGTTCATTTCTGCAATGGGCGAACCGGACTCGGCTTTACTCATAGACACTCGTTCGCTTGAATTTCGCACTATCCCGCTTGGGCTAGAGGAACTTGGTTACAAAATCGTGGCAGTGGATAGCGCCGTGCCACGAACCCTTGCCGGAAGCGCCTACAACAAACGGCGCGCCGAGTGCGAGGAAGCCGCTAGAATTCTTTCGAACCAACTAGGCTTGCCTAACCGTTCTCAATTACGTGACATCAGCCTTTCCGACTTTAACAATCAGGCTGAAACATTACCCGAAACTTTGAGAATGCGCGCTCGCCACGTAATCACCGAAGATGCGCGGACGCTTGAAGCAATTGAACGTATGCAAGCCGGTTTCACAAATCCTGCCAATCTCCGGCGCTTTGGAGAGTTGTTAAACGCCTCCCACACCAGCCTGAGCGATGATTACGAGGTTAGTTGTGCCGAGCTTGATTTGCTGGTTGATCTAGCACAAGCTGTCCCCGGAGTAATCGGGGCTAGAATGACCGGTGCGGGCTTTGGCGGTTGTACCGTCAATATCGTAGCCACTAAGTGCTTGCCCGATTTCGAGGAAAAGGTCGTACAAGAATACCGACAACGCACAGGTTTAAATGCACAGAGCCATATTTGCAAAGCAGTCAGGGGAGGTGAAATTGTCTGA
- a CDS encoding guanylate kinase, with protein sequence MGQENPLLIIISGPSGVGKDAVIDELKQRKIPFHFVVTATTRSKRPDEVHGKDYWFYTPEEFYQLLKSGELLENAVVYNNSYGVPKHDVRDSLNRGEDTILRIDVQGAAHIKREVPNALFIFLAPPTFEALINRLGNRNTETPESLNRRLNTYQVEMKAIPTFDYVVINYESRLAETVDKIIAIITAEKLRTHPRRVKL encoded by the coding sequence ATGGGGCAGGAAAATCCGCTTCTTATAATTATCAGTGGTCCCAGTGGAGTAGGCAAAGATGCAGTAATTGATGAGTTAAAGCAGCGGAAAATACCCTTTCATTTCGTGGTTACTGCCACCACGCGCTCTAAACGACCGGATGAAGTGCATGGCAAAGATTACTGGTTTTATACCCCTGAAGAATTCTATCAATTACTCAAATCGGGTGAACTGCTTGAAAATGCAGTAGTCTATAACAATAGCTACGGTGTACCTAAACACGATGTACGCGATTCGCTAAACCGGGGCGAAGATACCATCCTACGTATCGATGTACAGGGTGCAGCACACATCAAGCGAGAAGTGCCAAATGCCTTATTTATTTTCCTTGCGCCCCCTACCTTTGAAGCCTTGATAAATCGTCTAGGGAATCGTAATACCGAAACGCCCGAAAGCCTCAACCGCCGTTTGAATACTTACCAAGTCGAAATGAAAGCCATACCCACCTTCGACTATGTTGTAATAAACTACGAAAGCCGCCTAGCCGAAACGGTTGATAAAATTATAGCAATCATCACTGCCGAAAAACTAAGAACCCATCCGCGCCGTGTAAAGCTCTAA
- a CDS encoding MurR/RpiR family transcriptional regulator translates to MSEIINTSGEADTIQLTSCIARIETALINNTLFPAERKVAEYIIGHPHEVTTYSVNELARVASASEATVVRFCRALAFTGYKDFKLALAAESSGAVSIIHEDISRNDDVMTITGKLFRSDLQAIADSLQTLDRQEMERAVDVLSSALKIEFYGNGSSAPAAIDAYYRFIRIGLPATVVTDSYMQAVSSTQLKKGEVAFAISHTGRTEEAMFALRKARENGATTICLTSNVRGPITEFSDIKLITTARETAFRNMAMASRIAHLSVIDALYVNLAMRRFDKAQEKVHQADNALNERRKPGGAYRI, encoded by the coding sequence ATGAGTGAAATAATTAATACTAGCGGTGAAGCAGATACCATCCAGCTTACCAGTTGTATTGCCCGCATTGAAACTGCCCTTATAAATAACACTCTCTTCCCGGCTGAACGTAAAGTTGCCGAATATATAATTGGACATCCACACGAAGTTACCACCTATTCGGTTAATGAATTGGCGCGCGTGGCTAGTGCCAGCGAAGCGACTGTAGTTCGATTTTGCAGGGCGTTGGCTTTCACCGGATACAAGGATTTTAAATTGGCGCTGGCAGCCGAATCCAGCGGGGCAGTTTCTATAATCCATGAGGATATTTCGCGCAACGACGATGTAATGACCATCACCGGTAAGCTGTTTCGCAGCGATTTGCAGGCAATTGCAGATTCGTTGCAAACTCTTGACCGTCAAGAGATGGAAAGAGCAGTTGACGTTTTAAGCTCAGCTCTCAAAATTGAATTTTATGGCAACGGTAGTTCTGCCCCTGCCGCAATTGATGCTTATTATCGCTTTATACGCATCGGTTTGCCTGCAACGGTTGTTACCGATAGCTATATGCAGGCTGTTTCTAGCACTCAACTGAAAAAAGGTGAGGTTGCTTTTGCCATTTCCCACACCGGACGCACAGAAGAAGCTATGTTTGCTTTGCGTAAAGCCCGCGAGAATGGCGCTACCACCATTTGCCTGACCAGTAATGTGCGAGGACCTATCACCGAATTCTCAGATATTAAGTTGATTACTACTGCACGCGAAACCGCTTTCCGCAACATGGCAATGGCAAGCCGCATTGCCCACCTGAGCGTGATTGACGCACTATATGTTAATCTAGCAATGCGGCGGTTCGATAAAGCGCAAGAGAAAGTACATCAAGCCGATAACGCGCTTAACGAACGCCGAAAACCCGGTGGAGCTTACCGGATTTAA